One part of the Streptococcus sp. oral taxon 431 genome encodes these proteins:
- a CDS encoding transcription repressor NadR, which yields MTKNRKEALLQLLKESQKPLNGQTLADRFHVTRQIIVQDIAVLRADGAPILSSNRGYIYKENKTNPYVHKLFKVKHEMEEIGQELLAIVDNGGRVQNTLIDHPVYGEIETLLKLSCRRDVQHFLEQVERSDFRPLSELTDGVHYHLVEAENEQDLLYIEKALDKLGYLVKD from the coding sequence ATGACAAAAAATCGAAAAGAAGCACTTTTACAACTGTTAAAGGAGTCTCAAAAACCTCTAAATGGTCAAACTTTAGCAGACCGTTTTCATGTAACCCGCCAGATTATCGTTCAGGACATTGCAGTACTGCGTGCTGATGGTGCTCCGATCTTATCAAGCAATCGTGGCTATATTTATAAAGAAAATAAAACCAATCCTTATGTTCACAAACTTTTTAAAGTTAAGCACGAGATGGAAGAAATTGGTCAAGAACTTCTAGCTATCGTCGATAATGGGGGACGTGTTCAGAATACCTTGATTGATCATCCTGTCTACGGTGAAATTGAAACCTTGCTCAAACTCTCTTGTCGCCGGGACGTTCAGCATTTTTTAGAGCAAGTCGAAAGGTCTGACTTTAGACCACTTTCTGAATTAACAGATGGCGTCCATTATCACCTAGTCGAAGCTGAAAATGAACAAGACCTCCTCTATATCGAGAAGGCCTTGGATAAGTTAGGTTATTTAGTAAAGGATTAG
- a CDS encoding ECF transporter S component, with protein sequence MNTQKKTQFMTLTALLTAIAIFIPLVMPFKIVIPPASYTLGSHVAIFIAMFLSPWMAIFVIIASSLGFLMAGYPIVIVLRAFSHIFFGSLGAFYLQKHPQTLDNKKSSLIFNFVLGLVHAIAEVLACMIFYASTGTDLKNMFYVLFVLVGFGTIIHSMVDYYLALAVYKALRKRR encoded by the coding sequence ATGAATACACAAAAGAAAACACAATTCATGACCTTAACCGCATTGCTAACAGCTATCGCTATTTTCATTCCTTTGGTGATGCCCTTTAAAATTGTCATTCCTCCCGCTTCCTACACTTTAGGAAGTCACGTTGCTATTTTTATAGCTATGTTTCTCTCGCCATGGATGGCTATCTTTGTTATTATAGCTTCTAGTTTAGGATTTCTCATGGCTGGGTATCCGATTGTCATTGTACTTCGCGCCTTTTCCCATATCTTTTTTGGAAGTCTGGGTGCTTTCTATCTTCAAAAACATCCTCAAACCTTGGACAATAAGAAATCTTCATTGATTTTTAACTTTGTACTTGGTTTGGTTCATGCTATTGCTGAAGTTTTGGCTTGTATGATCTTTTATGCTAGTACTGGAACTGACTTAAAAAATATGTTCTATGTCTTGTTTGTATTAGTTGGATTTGGTACTATTATCCATAGTATGGTAGACTATTACCTAGCCTTGGCTGTTTATAAAGCATTGAGAAAACGCCGTTAA
- the rplJ gene encoding 50S ribosomal protein L10 → MSEAIIAKKAELVDVVAEKMKAAASIVVVDARGLTVEQDTVLRRELRGSEVEYKVIKNSILRRAAEKAGLAELASVFVGPSAVAFSNEDVIAPAKILNDFAKNADALEIKGGAIEGAVASKEEIVALATLPNREGLLSMLLSVLQAPVRNVALAVKAVAESKEDAA, encoded by the coding sequence ATGAGTGAAGCAATTATTGCTAAAAAAGCGGAACTAGTTGACGTAGTAGCTGAAAAAATGAAAGCTGCTGCATCAATCGTCGTTGTAGACGCTCGTGGTTTGACAGTTGAACAAGATACAGTTCTTCGTCGTGAGCTTCGTGGAAGCGAAGTTGAGTATAAAGTTATTAAAAACTCAATCTTACGTCGTGCAGCTGAAAAAGCTGGACTTGCAGAACTTGCATCTGTATTTGTTGGACCATCTGCTGTAGCATTTTCTAACGAAGATGTTATCGCTCCAGCGAAAATCTTGAACGACTTTGCTAAAAACGCTGACGCACTTGAAATCAAGGGTGGTGCAATCGAAGGCGCTGTCGCATCAAAAGAAGAAATCGTTGCTCTTGCAACTCTTCCAAACCGCGAAGGACTTCTTTCTATGCTCCTTTCTGTACTTCAAGCGCCAGTGCGCAACGTTGCTCTTGCAGTCAAAGCGGTTGCAGAAAGCAAAGAAGACGCAGCTTAA
- the rplL gene encoding 50S ribosomal protein L7/L12, giving the protein MALNIENIIAEIKEASILELNDLVKAIEEEFGVTAAAPVAVAAAGGAEEAAKDSFDVELTAAGDKKVGVIKVVREITGLGLKEAKELVDGAPGVIKEGVAAAEAEEIKAKLEEAGASVTLK; this is encoded by the coding sequence ATGGCATTGAACATTGAAAACATTATTGCTGAAATTAAAGAAGCTTCAATCCTTGAATTGAACGACCTTGTAAAAGCTATCGAAGAAGAATTTGGTGTAACTGCAGCTGCTCCTGTAGCTGTAGCTGCTGCTGGTGGTGCTGAAGAAGCTGCTAAAGATTCATTTGACGTTGAATTGACAGCTGCAGGCGACAAGAAAGTCGGCGTTATCAAAGTTGTACGTGAAATCACAGGTCTTGGTCTTAAAGAAGCTAAAGAACTTGTTGATGGTGCACCAGGTGTCATCAAAGAAGGCGTTGCAGCTGCAGAAGCTGAAGAAATCAAAGCTAAATTGGAAGAAGCTGGAGCTTCAGTTACTCTTAAATAA
- a CDS encoding replication initiator protein A — protein sequence MKRITANQYQTSERYYKLPKILFEDEKYMDMKLEVKVAYSILKDRLELSLSRGWIDEEGAVYLVFSNSKLMKLLGCSKSKLLTIKKILKEYDLIDEVQQSSSEKGRLANKIYLGELSSTPVANSSRPSVKKRLGQDENDTAPVSHLAPSETEVSETKYSETDSLFIEDEEDRNTQPILKRKVEKVTKYDRDYIWGLVQDQFRREGFSETASEIAMTDFERIYQYALDNVRFVRRAEVLAEFVFNGLYSVWNNRVRKGGG from the coding sequence ATGAAACGAATTACCGCAAATCAATACCAAACTTCAGAACGGTATTATAAATTACCTAAAATTCTTTTTGAGGATGAAAAATATATGGATATGAAACTAGAAGTAAAGGTGGCTTATTCTATTTTAAAAGATCGTTTAGAATTATCTCTGAGTCGTGGTTGGATAGATGAAGAAGGAGCAGTCTATTTAGTATTTTCTAATTCTAAACTGATGAAACTATTAGGTTGTTCGAAGTCGAAATTACTGACAATCAAAAAAATTCTTAAAGAATATGACTTAATTGATGAAGTCCAACAGTCTTCAAGTGAGAAAGGAAGACTAGCTAATAAGATTTATTTAGGGGAATTATCTTCTACCCCCGTAGCTAATTCAAGCAGGCCTAGTGTTAAAAAAAGACTAGGGCAGGATGAAAATGATACGGCCCCCGTCTCACATTTAGCCCCTAGTGAGACTGAAGTTAGTGAGACTAAATATAGTGAGACTGATTCTTTATTTATTGAGGATGAGGAGGATAGGAATACTCAACCTATTTTGAAAAGAAAAGTAGAAAAGGTCACAAAATATGATCGAGATTATATTTGGGGATTGGTACAAGATCAATTTAGACGAGAAGGTTTTTCTGAAACAGCCAGTGAAATTGCTATGACTGATTTTGAAAGAATCTATCAGTATGCTCTTGACAATGTTCGCTTTGTTAGACGAGCGGAAGTTTTGGCTGAATTTGTGTTTAACGGCTTGTATTCTGTTTGGAATAACCGTGTTAGAAAAGGAGGTGGTTAA
- the dcm gene encoding DNA (cytosine-5-)-methyltransferase, translating to MRFIDLFSGIGGFRLGMESVGHECIGFCEIDKFARESYKSIFQTEGEIEFHDIRDVSDDEFKKLRGKVDIICGGFPCQAFSIAGRRLGFEDTRGTLFFEIARAAKQIQPRFLFLENVKGLLNHDKGRTFTTILTTLDELGFDVEWQVLNSKDFGVPQNRERVFIIGHSRKKGTRLLFPFRREGQATNSETLKELGNLNPSRSGMSGKVYYSEGLAPTLVRGKGEGFKVAIPCMTPDRLDKRQNGRRFKDNQEPMFTLNTQDRHGIVVVGDLPTSFKETGRVYGSEGLSPTLTTMQGGDKIPKILIPEPIQFLKVREATKKGYAQAEIGDSINLERPSSQYRRGRVGKGIANTLTTSGQMGVVVASYEGEDKQVYHVAGVLIDGQFYRLRIRRITPKECFRLQGFPDWAFEAARKVSSNSQLYKQAGNSVTVPVIAAIAKKLKEIEEKDESIK from the coding sequence ATGAGATTTATTGATTTATTTTCAGGTATCGGTGGTTTTCGACTTGGAATGGAAAGTGTTGGACACGAGTGTATTGGATTTTGTGAGATTGATAAATTTGCTAGAGAATCTTATAAGTCCATTTTTCAAACAGAAGGAGAAATAGAATTTCATGACATACGAGATGTTTCAGATGACGAATTTAAAAAACTTAGAGGGAAAGTCGATATCATCTGTGGGGGATTCCCTTGTCAAGCATTTTCAATCGCAGGAAGACGATTGGGATTTGAAGATACTAGAGGCACTCTGTTCTTTGAAATTGCTCGGGCGGCCAAACAAATCCAACCACGTTTTCTTTTTCTTGAAAATGTTAAAGGCCTACTCAATCACGATAAGGGACGGACGTTCACCACAATCCTTACCACGCTTGATGAATTGGGGTTTGATGTTGAGTGGCAGGTGCTTAACAGTAAGGATTTTGGCGTTCCCCAAAACAGAGAGAGGGTGTTTATTATCGGACATTCTAGAAAGAAAGGTACCAGACTCCTATTTCCTTTCAGACGAGAAGGTCAAGCAACTAACTCTGAGACTTTGAAAGAACTAGGGAATTTAAATCCATCAAGAAGTGGAATGAGTGGTAAAGTCTATTATTCAGAAGGTCTTGCGCCAACTTTAGTTCGTGGAAAAGGAGAAGGATTTAAGGTTGCGATTCCTTGTATGACACCAGATAGATTAGACAAAAGACAAAATGGTAGACGTTTCAAGGATAATCAAGAGCCAATGTTTACTTTAAATACTCAGGATCGTCATGGCATTGTCGTTGTTGGAGATTTACCGACTAGCTTTAAGGAGACAGGTCGTGTCTATGGAAGTGAGGGCTTATCTCCAACACTGACTACAATGCAAGGTGGAGATAAAATTCCTAAAATACTAATTCCAGAACCAATCCAATTTCTAAAAGTCCGAGAGGCAACGAAAAAAGGATATGCTCAAGCAGAAATAGGAGATTCAATCAATTTGGAAAGACCAAGTTCTCAGTATCGTCGTGGTAGAGTTGGCAAAGGTATAGCGAACACGTTAACAACTAGTGGTCAAATGGGAGTAGTAGTGGCTAGCTATGAAGGAGAAGATAAACAAGTTTATCATGTAGCTGGTGTCTTAATTGATGGGCAATTTTACCGTTTGAGGATACGACGAATCACTCCTAAAGAGTGTTTTCGCTTGCAGGGATTTCCTGATTGGGCTTTTGAAGCTGCTAGAAAAGTCTCTAGTAATAGTCAGCTCTATAAACAAGCTGGTAATAGTGTAACCGTTCCTGTGATTGCCGCAATCGCAAAAAAATTAAAAGAAATAGAGGAAAAAGATGAAAGCATTAAATAA
- a CDS encoding arsenate reductase — MIDLYLSKNNHRNQLLLDFFQNYGIEVSCHSVSEMTKDKLIEMMSYSSDCFEFLSPNLLRFKNRDNLKLTDFIEMILKNPELTIRLPLAVSNKRVYPNLNLEEARALLPRDTKQLIYMAQTHYLSN; from the coding sequence ATGATTGATCTCTATCTAAGTAAAAACAACCATAGAAATCAACTTCTTTTAGACTTCTTCCAAAACTATGGCATCGAGGTATCTTGTCATTCAGTTTCTGAAATGACAAAGGATAAATTAATTGAGATGATGAGCTATTCTTCAGATTGTTTTGAGTTTTTATCTCCTAATTTATTACGATTTAAGAACCGTGACAATCTAAAATTAACGGATTTCATTGAAATGATATTAAAAAATCCTGAACTAACTATTAGACTTCCTCTTGCGGTTTCAAATAAGAGGGTTTATCCAAATCTGAATCTGGAGGAGGCTAGAGCTTTATTGCCAAGAGATACGAAACAATTGATTTACATGGCACAAACACATTATTTATCTAACTAA
- a CDS encoding CPBP family intramembrane glutamic endopeptidase yields the protein MKRIIPVYIFQQVNVLLVSLYLLKFLCIGELTILEIIYGASLISFLWMYGQRKQVTKVNMKIRMKWLGIGFISLLIISLCFSLIHSQGTTNQANLIGLQHQVPWFSFLLFLINASMVEEFLYREIIWNLVRKLDIRVALTSVLFALVHHPGTILAWCLYVSLGMFLGMVRYKSDLWGSMGLHLVWNLLVYSLLLV from the coding sequence ATGAAAAGAATAATTCCAGTTTATATATTCCAACAAGTAAATGTCCTATTGGTATCTCTATATTTACTGAAATTTCTTTGTATCGGTGAGTTAACTATACTAGAGATTATCTATGGTGCGTCGCTCATTTCTTTTTTATGGATGTATGGTCAACGAAAACAAGTGACCAAGGTCAATATGAAAATTAGGATGAAATGGCTTGGTATTGGATTCATTAGCCTACTGATTATAAGTCTATGTTTTAGCCTAATCCATTCTCAAGGAACCACGAATCAAGCAAATCTAATTGGCCTTCAACATCAAGTTCCTTGGTTTTCATTTTTATTGTTCTTAATCAATGCGAGTATGGTTGAAGAATTTCTGTATCGAGAAATTATATGGAATTTGGTGAGAAAATTAGATATTCGAGTTGCGTTGACAAGTGTTTTATTTGCCTTAGTACATCATCCAGGAACCATTCTAGCTTGGTGTTTATATGTTTCACTTGGGATGTTTTTAGGGATGGTACGCTATAAATCGGACTTATGGGGCAGTATGGGGCTACATTTGGTGTGGAACCTACTAGTTTATAGTTTGCTGCTTGTTTAG
- a CDS encoding VirD4-like conjugal transfer protein, CD1115 family, with protein MYSGKKFLLFSLLGILLGYLFHRLTLLYDSYTGNSLDKWTHLLMEGQDEVLQSPWNVSFTGKSSAFFLLGFVMMLLVYLYLETGKKQYREGVEYGSARFGTLKEKKLFYGKEFSHDTILAQDVRLTLLDKKSPQYDRNKNIAVIGGSGSGKTFRFVKPNLIQMNSSNIVVDPKDHLAEKTGRLFLEHGYQVKVLDLVNMKNSDGFNPFRYIETENDLNRMLTVYFNNTKGSGSRSDPFWDEASMTLVRALASYLVDFYNPPKTREQLIEESRLSQTEYQNLLKRQKKEVEERKKRGCYPSFAEISKLIKHLSKGENQEKSVLEILFENYAKKYGTENFTMRNWADFQNYKDKTLDSVIAVTTAKFALFNIQSVMDLTKRDTLDMKTWGQEKSMVYLVIPDNDSTFRFLSALFFSTVFQTLTRQADIDFKGQLPLHVRVYLDEFANIGEIPDFAEQTSTVRSRNMSLVPILQNIAQLQGLYKEKEAWKTILGNCDSLVYLGGNDEDTFKFMSGLLGKQTIDVRNTSRSFGQTGSGSLSHQKIARDLMTPDEVGNMKRHECLVRIANMPVFKSKKYNSTKHPNWKYLANQETDERWWNYQINPLNQRQENHLEGLRIRDLTFESSLK; from the coding sequence ATGTACAGTGGAAAGAAATTCCTACTATTCTCACTGTTAGGTATCTTACTAGGCTATCTTTTTCATCGTTTGACGCTTTTGTATGATTCCTATACTGGAAATAGCTTAGATAAATGGACTCATCTTCTAATGGAAGGTCAAGATGAAGTTCTTCAGTCGCCATGGAATGTTTCTTTTACTGGAAAATCAAGTGCTTTTTTTCTACTAGGTTTTGTGATGATGTTACTAGTTTATCTATATCTAGAGACTGGTAAAAAACAATACCGAGAAGGAGTAGAATACGGGAGCGCCCGTTTTGGAACTCTAAAAGAAAAGAAGCTCTTTTACGGTAAAGAATTTTCTCATGATACGATCTTAGCACAAGATGTTCGTTTGACATTATTAGATAAAAAATCACCCCAATATGATAGAAATAAGAATATTGCGGTGATCGGAGGTTCAGGAAGTGGGAAGACATTTCGCTTTGTAAAACCCAATCTGATTCAGATGAATAGTTCAAATATTGTCGTGGATCCTAAAGATCACTTAGCTGAGAAAACAGGAAGACTCTTTTTGGAACATGGCTACCAAGTAAAGGTGCTAGATTTAGTCAATATGAAGAACTCAGATGGCTTCAATCCTTTTCGCTATATAGAGACAGAAAATGATTTGAATCGCATGCTGACGGTTTATTTTAATAACACCAAAGGCTCTGGATCTCGTAGTGATCCATTTTGGGATGAAGCTTCTATGACTTTGGTACGAGCTTTAGCCTCTTACTTGGTCGATTTCTATAACCCACCTAAAACAAGAGAACAGCTCATAGAAGAAAGTCGTTTGAGTCAAACAGAATACCAAAACTTGTTGAAACGTCAAAAAAAAGAAGTGGAAGAGCGAAAAAAACGAGGGTGTTATCCAAGTTTTGCTGAAATCTCAAAACTCATTAAACACTTATCTAAGGGTGAAAACCAAGAAAAAAGTGTCTTAGAAATTCTATTTGAAAATTATGCTAAAAAGTATGGTACTGAAAATTTTACCATGCGAAATTGGGCAGATTTTCAAAATTATAAGGATAAGACTCTGGATTCTGTTATAGCTGTAACCACTGCTAAATTTGCCCTCTTCAATATTCAAAGTGTCATGGATTTGACCAAAAGAGATACCCTTGATATGAAGACATGGGGCCAGGAAAAATCAATGGTTTACTTAGTTATCCCAGATAACGATAGTACCTTTCGCTTTCTTTCAGCCCTCTTTTTTTCAACCGTATTTCAAACCCTAACAAGACAAGCAGATATTGATTTTAAGGGTCAATTGCCTCTTCATGTGAGAGTTTACTTAGATGAGTTCGCAAATATAGGAGAAATCCCAGATTTTGCTGAACAAACCTCAACAGTTCGTTCTCGTAATATGAGTCTCGTTCCCATTCTTCAAAATATTGCCCAACTTCAAGGGCTCTATAAAGAAAAAGAAGCTTGGAAAACCATTTTGGGGAACTGTGATAGTTTAGTCTACTTAGGTGGTAATGATGAAGATACCTTTAAATTTATGAGTGGCTTACTCGGTAAACAAACCATTGATGTTCGAAATACTAGTCGTTCCTTTGGCCAGACAGGTTCAGGATCCCTTTCCCATCAAAAGATTGCTCGTGATTTAATGACACCAGATGAGGTCGGAAACATGAAACGGCATGAATGCTTGGTTCGAATTGCCAATATGCCTGTCTTTAAAAGCAAAAAGTACAATTCCACTAAGCATCCAAACTGGAAATACCTAGCCAATCAAGAAACCGATGAACGGTGGTGGAACTATCAAATCAATCCTTTAAATCAAAGACAAGAAAATCATCTTGAAGGCCTTAGAATTCGTGATTTAACTTTTGAATCTAGTTTAAAATAA
- a CDS encoding conjugal transfer protein TrbL gives MNLSLVSPFVYLASEKISAENLFEGFNVDLQSTVDLIKSLSSYNPTVWTYMSSITKSVMQPLGVAILSVVLILEFSKMAKKIANSGGAMTFEALAPMLISYIMVAVVITNTTVIVEAIIGIASHAIEQVASIVAHGGAKYDTISGLKGSGFIGRMIVGFFALLIWLVRIVSAAMVNLLVSIRFIQLYLMIPFAPLTIPTFLSDEWKSIGIGYLKNIMVYAVQGVLIFLIVSLVPLFESAGKIAVSNGAGVLQSLAIMFGSLIQAILLIIALVGSQRTARSILGM, from the coding sequence ATGAATCTTAGTTTAGTCTCACCCTTTGTTTACCTTGCATCTGAAAAAATATCAGCTGAAAATTTATTTGAAGGATTTAATGTAGATTTACAATCTACGGTAGATCTGATTAAATCTCTATCTAGCTACAATCCAACAGTTTGGACTTATATGTCTAGTATTACTAAAAGTGTCATGCAGCCTCTTGGAGTTGCGATTTTATCAGTTGTTCTCATCCTAGAATTTTCGAAGATGGCAAAGAAGATTGCTAACTCAGGAGGAGCGATGACCTTTGAAGCATTAGCGCCGATGTTGATTAGTTATATTATGGTCGCAGTTGTAATTACCAACACTACCGTCATTGTAGAAGCTATCATCGGGATTGCGAGTCACGCCATTGAACAAGTGGCCTCGATTGTGGCTCACGGTGGGGCAAAGTATGATACAATCTCTGGATTAAAAGGTTCAGGATTTATTGGCCGGATGATTGTGGGCTTTTTCGCCCTCCTCATTTGGCTAGTTCGGATAGTAAGTGCAGCCATGGTCAATCTTTTGGTATCTATTCGATTTATTCAACTCTACCTTATGATTCCATTTGCCCCTCTTACGATTCCAACATTTTTAAGTGATGAATGGAAGTCTATTGGTATTGGCTATTTAAAAAATATTATGGTCTATGCGGTACAAGGGGTTCTTATTTTTCTGATTGTTTCTCTTGTTCCTTTGTTTGAATCTGCTGGGAAAATAGCCGTTTCAAATGGTGCAGGAGTCCTACAATCTCTTGCGATTATGTTTGGTAGCTTAATACAAGCTATCTTGCTGATTATCGCTCTCGTTGGTTCTCAACGTACGGCACGCTCAATTTTAGGTATGTAA
- a CDS encoding PrgI family protein translates to MNTRVFKDISKYQHRAWLGFTTRQIIFVLPAFIVTIIVLGLNLFFWQFGDWFVYGFVFAFTIPLMLFGVYKPNDLYFEHYLKYRLHFELTVPLRTITGKKGPEHEKKIKYIKETKNFND, encoded by the coding sequence ATGAATACACGTGTCTTTAAAGACATCTCAAAATACCAACACAGGGCTTGGTTAGGCTTCACCACAAGACAAATTATCTTTGTTTTACCAGCCTTTATTGTCACAATTATTGTTTTGGGCTTGAATCTCTTTTTCTGGCAATTTGGAGATTGGTTTGTTTACGGTTTTGTGTTTGCCTTTACCATCCCCCTCATGCTTTTTGGAGTCTATAAACCCAATGATTTATATTTTGAACATTATTTGAAATACCGTCTTCATTTTGAATTAACGGTTCCCCTACGCACAATTACAGGAAAGAAAGGACCTGAACATGAAAAGAAAATCAAATACATTAAAGAAACAAAAAACTTCAATGACTAA
- a CDS encoding VirB4-like conjugal transfer ATPase, CD1110 family — MKRKSNTLKKQKTSMTNKKEVVKGKKEEVLPSTANTLYYQALYQNGLMQVKEDYFSQSYLLGDVNYQTVGLEDKGAIIEKYSDLINSLDDQTNFQLTIFNKRLNLEKFRQSVLYEAKEDGYDTYRKELNRMMNQNLDSGENNFSAVKLISFGRKDSNPKQAYRSLSQIGEYFKSGFSEIDARFESLAGENRVNLLADMLRGEHHLPFSYRDLTRSGQTTRHFIAPNLLDFKNKNYLQINDRLLQIVYVRDYGMELGDQFIRDLMQGDLELIVSLHAQSSTKADAMKKLRTKKTLMESQKIGEQQKLARTGIYLEKVGHVLESNIDEAEELLKTMTETGDKLFQTVFLIGVFGQDEEELKQALDTIQQVAGSNDLMIDKLPYMQEAAFNSLLPFGCDFLEGVSRSLLTSNIAVNSPWTSVDLQDRSGKYYGINQISSNIITIDRSLLNTPSGLILGTSGAGKGMATKHEIITTKIKESGENTEIIIVDPEAEYSVIGRAFGGEMIDIAPDSQTYLNVLDLSEKNMDEDPVKVKSEFLLSFIGKLLDRKMDGREKSIIDRVTRLTYQSFKEPSLEEWVFVLSQQPEEEAQNLALDMELYVEGSLDIFSHKTNIQTGSNFLIYNVKKLGDELKQIALMVVFDQIWNRVVRNQKLGKKTWIYFDEMQLLLLDKYASDFFFKLWSRVRKYGASPTGITQNVETLLLDPNGRRIIANSEFMILLKQAKNDREELVQLLGLSKELEKYLVNPEKGAGLIKAGSVVVPFKNKIPQGTQLFDIMSTDPDKMASN, encoded by the coding sequence ATGAAAAGAAAATCAAATACATTAAAGAAACAAAAAACTTCAATGACTAATAAAAAAGAAGTAGTTAAAGGGAAAAAAGAGGAAGTGTTACCCTCTACGGCGAATACTCTTTATTATCAAGCCCTGTATCAAAATGGTCTAATGCAGGTAAAAGAAGATTATTTCTCACAAAGCTACTTACTTGGTGATGTCAATTACCAAACTGTTGGTTTAGAAGATAAGGGCGCAATCATTGAGAAGTATTCTGATTTGATTAACTCCCTAGATGACCAAACCAACTTCCAATTGACCATCTTTAATAAAAGATTGAATTTAGAAAAGTTTAGACAAAGTGTTTTGTATGAGGCAAAAGAAGATGGATATGATACCTATCGTAAAGAATTGAATCGGATGATGAATCAGAATTTAGACAGTGGTGAAAATAATTTCTCAGCTGTGAAACTGATTAGCTTTGGTAGAAAGGATTCTAATCCCAAACAAGCCTATCGTTCCTTGTCTCAAATTGGAGAATATTTCAAGAGTGGTTTTTCAGAAATTGATGCTCGCTTTGAATCCTTGGCTGGAGAAAACCGTGTCAACTTGTTGGCAGATATGCTTAGAGGAGAACACCATCTTCCTTTTTCTTACCGTGATTTAACGAGATCGGGTCAGACAACTCGTCACTTTATAGCTCCTAATCTCTTAGATTTCAAAAACAAGAATTACCTACAAATCAATGACCGATTATTGCAGATTGTCTATGTGAGAGACTACGGTATGGAATTAGGAGATCAGTTTATCAGAGACCTCATGCAAGGAGATTTGGAATTGATTGTAAGCCTTCATGCTCAAAGTTCGACCAAGGCAGATGCCATGAAGAAACTACGAACAAAGAAAACCTTGATGGAATCCCAAAAGATTGGGGAACAACAAAAACTAGCTCGTACAGGTATCTATTTGGAAAAAGTAGGCCATGTTTTAGAAAGCAATATCGATGAAGCTGAAGAACTCTTAAAAACCATGACCGAGACAGGAGATAAACTATTTCAAACGGTCTTCTTGATTGGGGTCTTTGGTCAGGACGAAGAAGAACTCAAACAAGCACTAGACACTATCCAACAAGTGGCCGGCTCAAATGACCTAATGATTGATAAACTTCCATATATGCAAGAAGCAGCCTTTAATAGTTTGCTGCCATTTGGTTGTGATTTTTTAGAGGGCGTATCACGGAGTTTATTAACATCCAATATAGCAGTGAACTCTCCTTGGACTTCAGTAGACTTACAAGACCGTAGTGGGAAATATTACGGTATCAATCAAATCTCAAGCAATATTATTACCATTGATCGAAGCCTATTAAATACACCGTCTGGTCTGATTTTAGGAACATCTGGAGCTGGGAAAGGGATGGCAACCAAGCATGAGATTATCACAACCAAAATCAAGGAATCTGGTGAAAATACAGAAATTATCATCGTGGATCCAGAAGCAGAGTACAGTGTTATTGGACGGGCTTTTGGGGGAGAAATGATTGATATTGCGCCTGATTCCCAAACCTATCTCAATGTCCTTGACTTGTCTGAAAAAAATATGGATGAGGATCCTGTAAAGGTAAAATCAGAATTTCTTTTATCCTTTATCGGCAAATTATTGGATAGAAAAATGGATGGAAGAGAAAAATCGATTATCGACCGAGTTACCAGACTTACCTATCAGTCTTTTAAAGAGCCTTCTTTGGAAGAATGGGTCTTTGTCTTGAGTCAACAACCAGAAGAAGAAGCGCAGAATTTGGCACTTGATATGGAACTGTATGTTGAAGGTTCTCTTGATATTTTTTCTCATAAGACCAATATTCAGACAGGCTCCAATTTCTTGATTTATAACGTTAAAAAGTTGGGAGATGAGCTGAAACAAATCGCCCTTATGGTGGTTTTTGATCAGATATGGAATCGTGTCGTTCGCAACCAAAAATTAGGGAAGAAGACCTGGATTTATTTTGATGAAATGCAGCTTCTTTTATTAGATAAATATGCCAGTGATTTCTTCTTTAAATTGTGGAGTCGTGTCAGAAAATATGGAGCTAGTCCGACTGGGATAACTCAAAATGTTGAAACCTTATTGTTAGATCCAAATGGTAGACGGATTATTGCAAATAGTGAATTTATGATTCTCCTCAAGCAAGCAAAAAATGACCGAGAAGAACTGGTTCAACTATTAGGCTTGTCAAAAGAACTCGAAAAATACCTAGTCAATCCAGAAAAAGGAGCAGGACTGATAAAAGCTGGTTCCGTTGTCGTTCCCTTTAAAAATAAGATTCCTCAAGGTACTCAATTGTTTGATATCATGAGTACAGATCCTGATAAAATGGCTTCTAACTAA